In Carassius gibelio isolate Cgi1373 ecotype wild population from Czech Republic chromosome B19, carGib1.2-hapl.c, whole genome shotgun sequence, one DNA window encodes the following:
- the LOC127979739 gene encoding proteasome subunit beta type-8-like, with translation MSGSAADCQYWERLLAKECRLYKLRNKQRISVSAASKLLCNMMLGYRGMGLSMGSMICGWDKQGPGLYYVDDNGTRLSGRMFSTGCGNSYAYGVIDSGYRDDMTVEEAYELGRRGIAHATHRDAYSGGVVNLYHMQEDGWIKVCKEDVSELIHKYKKGMF, from the exons ATGTCCGGCAGCGCTGCAGACTGTCAGTACTGGGAGAGACTGCTGGCTAAAGAGTGCAG ACTTTACAAACTGCGTAACAAGCAGAGGATCTCAGTGTCTGCAGCCTCCAAGCTGCTGTGCAACATGATGCTGGGATACAGAGGCATGGGTCTGTCTATGGGGAGCATGATCTGCGGCTGGGACAAACAG GGTCCAGGTCTGTACTATGTGGATGATAATGGCACTCGTCTCTCCGGCCGGATGTTCTCCACTGGCTGTGGGAACAGTTATGCGTACGGTGTAATAGACAGTGGTTATCGTGATGATATGACTGTGGAGGAGGCGTATGAACTCGGCCGGCGTGGTATTGCTCATGCCACACACAGAGACGCTTACTCTGGTGGAGTGGTCAACC tgTACCACATGCAGGAGGATGGCTGGATCAAGGTTTGTAAGGAGGACGTGTCAGAGTTAATCCACAAATATAAGAAGGGAATGTTCTGA